The Phycisphaerales bacterium AB-hyl4 DNA window TGAGCGCGGCGTAGAGGGTGGTGGTCTTGCCCGAGCCGGTGGGGCCGGTGACGATGACAATGCCGTTGGGCTTTTGGGCAAGTTGGCGGAACTGGTCGAGATCGTCGTGGCGAAGGCCGACCTTGTCGAGGTCGAGCTGGACGTTGCTGCGGTCGAGGATACGCATGACGACGGATTCGCCGAACATGGTCGGGAGCACGGCGACGCGCAGGTCGACCGGCGCGCCGTTGACGACCAGCTCGATGCGGCCGTCCTGCGGCATGCGGCGTTCGGCGATGTCGAGGTTGCTCATGACCTTGATACGACTGACGATGGGCATCGCGAGGTGTCGCGGCGGGGGGATCATTTCATAGAGCACGCCGTCGATGCGATAGCGCATCTTGAACTCGTCTTCGAACGGCTCGAAGTGGATGTCGGAGGCGTGGTCCTTGATCGCCTGCATGAGCACGAGGTTCAGCAGCCGTTTGACCTTGTTGTCTTCCGCCGCTTCGACGAGGGCGTCGAGGTCGATCGAGGCGCTGTTGGCGTCGAACTCCTCGAAGTCGTCGACTTCGCTGAGCTCGGCGACGAGTGAGCTGAGCGACTCCTCGTCTTCGCCGTAGTAGCTTTGAATGCGTTTTTCGACCTGATCGGCGGGGGCGACGACGGCCTGCACTTCGAAGCCCATCAGCAGACGCAGGTCGTCGAGAGCGCGGAAGTTGTCGGCGCTTTTGAGCGCGATGGTCAGTGTCTTGCTTTTTTCATCGTACTGAATGGGCAGGACCTGGTAAGCCTGGGCCGTCTCCGCCGGGATGATGTGGATGACCTCGTCGGTAAGGTCGAAGTCATCGAGGTCGACCACTTCCATGCCCGCCTGGGCGGCGAGCGCGAGGCTGATGTCATCCTGATTGACGTAGCCGAGCTCGACGAGCAACTGCCCGAGGGCCGGTCGTCCGCGGCCTTCCTTCTGGCGGGCCTCCTGGATGTCCAGGGCTTCTTTGACCTGGTCCCGGGTGATCTTGCCCATCTTCGTGAGAATGCGGCCGATGCGTCGGCCTTTCATCTCCGAAAGCGCGGGGCCCTTCGACTTCGTGCGTGTTTCCGCCATCGTGTGTCACTCCACGCCCCGGCCCGCCCCCGAAAAAAAACGTTACCAGGCAATACGCCAGCCTTTATAAGGGCCGGCCTCATGCCCACCGTCGGCAATGATGCCACCAAACGGCAGGCGAATCAAACCTCAGATTACGTCAGACTCATTCCCGTCAACACTTTAAAAGCCAGGCAGCCCGCCCGACCGTTTCTTCGCCCGGCTATGCATCGCGGCCTCGCGACCGCCGAGCCGCCTGTCCGTTGCCTGCCCGCACCGGTTCATCTGCACGGCTCGCAGCCATGCCCGATTCGCAACACGCCACATCAACACACTGCGTTACATCCACCGTCGGCCGATTCGTCGCTCGCTTTAACTTGCTCTCATCAGGCCGACGCTGCGAAACCCTCGCGTCGGGCTAGCCTGCTGGAGAGAAGCGGCCTGGGTTGATGCGTCCATTTCCATGTGTCGATTGCCTTGTGCTCCGTTACCGGCTTCGTTCTGGCAGTCAACGCTGATCGGTTATCCGCGAGGGAATGAAAAAAAGGATGGATGAGATCATGGTCGCGGATACCTGCATCAGGATCATCGTTCACGGCTCATGGTACCAGCCATCGACCATGTGGCAAGGGCTTCTATAGCATTGTATTGTATGTGACACATGGAATTCGGTTCTCCTTGGGCGAGGGATCGTTGCGAATCCTGAGCCGTCAGGTGGTCGACGGGGACAGCTTGGCGGCTGTTGAGCGGGGGCTGCGCGAGATTCGAGTCGTGTTTGCGGTGTGGCGGGGAGACTGCGCGCCGGCTGGGGCAGTGCGGGTAATGCCCGGTCGGGTTGAGGTCGCGCGTCAAGTTGCGTTGCAGTTCATCTTCAATGTGAGGTGAAGACGCCCACGGCGTGACGCCGTGGGCGTCGGATGGATGTTACGGGCCGAGGGTGCCCCTGGTGGTTTGTCCACCAGTGTTTCATGGATGGCCTACGACACTGGTGGACAAGCCATCAGGGGCACCGCACGCCCGACGTTCACGGGGCGTGCGTATTCGGGGCGTGCTCCGCGCGACAGCGTGCTCGCATGTCGCGGCGGCCGCATGATCGCTCGCGGCTGGCTTACGCCTTTGCCACATCTTCGCTACCATCCTCGGTTCATGACGTCGCTGCCGCCCCCGCCATCCGCGTCTTCGGATCAAATGCCCTACGGTCGGCTGCCTGAGCCGCCGAAGGTTCGGCTGCGCCCGATGGTGCATCGCGTGGGGCTTACCGCGGCGGCGGCGGCGTGCATCGTGTTCGAGCACGGCTTCTACGAGCCTCGGATTCCGCTGTGGCTGATCCATGGCATTCAGGGGTTGATGCTTGCACTGTTCGCGGGTGACATGTTCTGGCGGGCGAGGCGGCGGCGTGAGCCCGTGCCTGGTGCCAGTGCGACCTGGTTTGATGCATCGCTGCTGGTTGGCGCGGCGGTGGGGGGCGTGGGCGCGTTGGTGGGCATCGACATTGCCTGGCGGCTGGTGGAGGTGGCGGCGGGCGTGCTCTTCTTTATGGAACTGTGGCGGCTGAACGTGGCGCTGGCGCGCGTGCTGCGACGGCCGGGGCTGCTGCTGCCGATGTCGTTCTTCGTGTTGATCCTCATCGGCACGGTGCTGTTGAAGGCGCCGGTGGCTGTGCCGGCGGGTGAACGGCTGAGCTGGCCGGACGCGATCTTCACCATGACCTCGGCGGTCTGCGTCACCGGCCTGACCGTCCGCGACACGGCCACGACCTTTACGCCCTATGGCCACACGGTGATCGGCATCTTCATTCAGCTGGGGGGGCTGGGCATCATCATCTTCGGCTCGGTGCTTGCGCTGATGTTCGGCCGAACGCTGTCGCTGCGCGAAGACGTCAGCCTCAGTCAGATGCTGCACGACCAGCCGTTGCAGGACATTACGCGGTTCGTGCGGTTCATCGTGGTCGCGGCGCTGACGGTCGAGTTGCTTGCGGCGTTGATCATGATGCCGATGTGGGAGCCGCCGCCGGGCGAAACGTACACCCTCCAGCAGCGGTTCGGCATGGGCATGTTTCATGCGGTGAGCGCGTTCTGCAACGCCGGGTTTGACCTGACCGGCGACAGCATGGTGCCGTATCGGTTTGCACCGTTGGCGCACTTGGTCATCATTCCGCTGGTGATCTTCGGCAGCATCGGGTTTCCTGTGCTGGACAATCTCTGGCGGGTGGGCAAGGCGAAGGTGGTGCTGTGGCTGCGTCGGCCGCGGGTGGTGTGGCGACCGTTGACGCCGTTCGAGCGACCGGTGGCGCTGTCCGATCGGCCGCGGTTGAACCTGCACACGAAAATCGTGCTTGCCACCTCCGGGATCGTGTATGTCGTCGGCTTCGTCGTGCTCATGGCGGCCAAGCTGATTCCCTACCTGCACCCGGACCTGACCCACGGCGTCCCACACGGACCGGACAGCAGCCAACCGCTGACACTCGCTATCGTCTGGCAAAGCTTTCTGGACGCGAGTTTCCTCTCGTTCAGCTCACGCACCGCCGGGTTCAACTCGATGCCCATGGAAGAGCTGAGCATGGCAGGGCGGTTCACGACCATGGTGCTCATGCTCATCGGCGGTTCGCCGGGGGGCACGGCGGGCGGGGCGAAGAGCACGGTGGTGGCGTTGCTGGTGCTGTCGGTGTTTGCGACATTGCGCGGTCGGCGGGAGACTGAGGCGTTCGGGCGAACGATCAGCGACTCAATGGTCCGCCGGGCCGCGACGCTGGGCATCTGTTATATCGCCCTGGCGAGCGTCGTGACGGTGCTGCTGAGCATCAGCGAAGGCGACCGCCACACGTTTGAGGCGATACTCTTCGACTCGATCAGCGCGACCGCTGTCACGGGCTTGTCGCTGGGCGTGACGGACGATATCACCGAGTTCGGCAAGGGTGTGGTTATTGTGACGATGTTCCTCGGCCGTGTGGGTCCGCTCACGCTGCTGGGCGCGCTGATGCTCACGGGACGCAAACGAAGGCCCTACGGCTACGCCCACGAAGACGTGGTGCTTGGATGAAAAACAACAAGACATGACAAGGTGAGTGAGTGACAAGGTGCCGAAGGTCGGCAGACCCTTCACCTTGTCACCCCGTTACCTTGTCAGGCTTCACCGGAGACGCGACATGCGATTCACCATCATCGGGCTCGGCCGATTCGGTTCGCGATTGGCGGCACAGTTGGCCGACAAGGGGCAGGAGGTCATCGGCATTGACCGCGACCCGCGCATCATTGAAGAGATGCGCGATCGCGTGACGCTGGCGATCAGCCTCGACGCGACCGACGAGCAGGCGCTGATCATGCAGGGCATCGACAAGGTCGACGTGGCGGTGGTCGGCATCGGCACGGACTTCGAAGCGATCGCGCTGACGACGGTGGTGCTCAAGGAGATCGGCGTGCCGCATGTGGTCGCCCGGGCGGTGTCGCCGACCAGTGCGCGTATTCTCAAGAGCATCGGCGCGGACGATGTGGTGAACCCGGAAGACGAGGCAGCGGACCGCTGGTCGCACAGATTGGTCGCGCCGAAGTTCATGCGTCAGTTCGAGCTGGATCAGGGCTTCAGCCTCGTGGAGATTCCCACGCCGCGCAAGTGGGTTGGCCAGTCGTTGGCGAAGCTGAACCTGCGTGTGACGGAGGGGTTGCACGTGGTCGCGGTTCGGCGGCGCAAAGATCAGGACGATCCGCAAAGCCCGATCAGCTTTCAAATCCCCCAGCCCGGCGAGCCGTTGCGGGCGGAGGAAGTGCTCGTCGTGCTCGGCCAGGACGAAGACGTGGCGCGGTTGCCGAGGTAGGTATTTGGCGATCTGGTGATTTGGTGATTTGGTGATGTGCCCGAAGGGAACGGAGGTTAGGCCGTCATCAAGCCTCCCGTCCCGTCTTGCACTTCACCAAATCACCAGATCGCCAAATCACCAAATACCCAAATCCTCTTGCATCGCAAGGGTTGCACATCTATGCTGAACCTGTTCGCCAGGGGTGCCCGCACGTAAGTGGGCTGAGATCACACCCTGGAACCTGATCCGGCTCGCACCGGCGTAGGAAGGCGAACCCCCGCTCACGCGTGCCTCATCCTTCCTGACGTTCTCAGTGCGACATTCCGCTTGCTTGATGGTTCATCCAGTCGCAAGCTCTGGAAGGAATCGGCTATGACTCGTCCTTACACCCTCCCGCCCATCGGCAGCAATCCCGCGACGACGCCTAACGTCACCACGCCCGGCAGCTTTGCCAACCGGCCCGACATCGGTGGCCCGCTGAGCTTCAGTTCGCCTGACACGCCGGGCATGCCCGCGCCCAGCGACAAGACCGCGTGGGACTTCCTGCCCGATGGCTGGCAGACGACGACGGACGACAGCAAAGCCCAGGCATGGCCATGCCTGGGCTTTAAGGTCACCCAATTCCAGCAGGCCGACGGCTCGACGCGCCACGTGCTGCATCCCGAGCACTTCGAAGCCAGCACGCAACTCGAACACGCTCGGCTGGGCGTGGTTACGCCGCAAATGGCGCGGGTGGCCGAGCGAGAGGGGCATCTCACGGCCGAGCAGGTGCGTGACGAGGTCGCGGTCGGACGGATGGTCATCCCCGCGAACAAGACGCATTTGGGTTACAAGCTCGACCCGATGGCGATCGGGCGTGCGAGCAAGACGAAGATCAACGCGAACATGGGCGCATCGCCTGTGAGCAGCGGCACGGATGAGGAAGTTGAAAAGCTCAAGTGGGCCGAGCGTTGGGGGGCCGACACGGTGATGGACCTGTCGACGGGTGGCAATCTTGACGAGTGCCGCGCCGCGCTTTGCCGGAACTCGACGACGCCGATCGGGACCGTGCCGATCTACTCGATGATCATCGGCCGCAAGCTTGAAGACCTCGACGAGTCTGCCGTGCTCGAAACCGTCCGTCACCAGGCGGAGCAGGGGGTGGACTATTTCACCATTCACGCCGGCCTGCTGCGCGAGCACCTCAAGCTCGTGAAGAATCGACTCATCGGCCTGGTCTCGCGCGGCGGCTCAATCCTCGCCAAGTGGATGCTGATGGACCCGACGGGCCGCCGTGAAAACCTGATGAATACGGCGTGGGAAGACATCTGCGACATCATGCGCGAGCACGATGTCACGTTCAGCATCGGCGACGGCTGTCGGCCGGGCGGCCTCGCGGACGCGACCGACGAACTGCAACTCGCCGAGCTGGTCGAAATCGGCAAGCTTACCGAACGCGCCTGGCGAAAAGGCGTGCAGGTCATGGTCGAAGGCCCCGGCCACGTGCCGTTCGATCAGATCGAATACAACATGAAGCTCCAGCGCACACTCTGCCACGGTGCGCCGTTTTACGTGCTCGGCCCGCTGGTGACCGACATCTTCCCCGGCTATGACCACATCACGTCGTGCATCGGTGCGACCAGCGCTGCCTACCACGGCGCGTCGATGCTCTGCTACGTCACGCCGAAGGAACACCTCGGCCTGCCGAAGAAAGACGACGTCAAGCAAGGCTGCATCGCGTACAAGATCGCTGCTCACGCTGCGGACGTCGCGCTGGGCATCCCCAACAGCCGCAACCGCGACGACGAACTCACACAGGCCCGCGCTGCGCTGAACTGGCAGAAGCACTTCGACCTCAGCTTCGATCCGGACACGGCTCGTGCGTATCACGACGAAGACCTTGATGTCGACACCGACTTCTGCGCGATGTGCGGCCACGACTGGTGTAGCGTCCGCATTTCCAAGGAGATTCAGGACTGGGCCAGCGGCAAGGCCGACGGCTATGAGCGTGGCAAGCCGGTGAAGTCCGACGCGCTCACCGCCGAGCAGCAGGCGATTCTCAAGCAACGTGGTTACTTGAAGCCTGAGGAAATCCACAAGCTCGCGAGCAAGACGAAGAAGGTTGTCGACGCGGATGAGGACGGCAAGGCGAGTTGCCACAGCGATTACGTCGACGCCGACGAAGCGAAGAAGTTGCAGGAAGAAAAGCTGGTGCAGGTTGACGTGCGTCCCGCGCTGGGGTTGCGCAAGGAAGACTCGGTGATCTGACCGCGAAAACCCACGGATTCAATCCGTGGGCTTCGTGGATCGACCGCAAGACGATGGACGAAACTGCAGAGTACATATGCCCGCACTGTGGCGAGTCGATCCAGATCATGGTCGACCCCACGGGCGGCGATGAGCAGGACTACGTCGAAGACTGCCCGGTGTGTTGCAACCCGAATCAGTTGAGGATCATGTTTGATCGCGCCGGCTATGCGAGCGTGTCGG harbors:
- a CDS encoding GspE/PulE family protein, coding for MKGRRIGRILTKMGKITRDQVKEALDIQEARQKEGRGRPALGQLLVELGYVNQDDISLALAAQAGMEVVDLDDFDLTDEVIHIIPAETAQAYQVLPIQYDEKSKTLTIALKSADNFRALDDLRLLMGFEVQAVVAPADQVEKRIQSYYGEDEESLSSLVAELSEVDDFEEFDANSASIDLDALVEAAEDNKVKRLLNLVLMQAIKDHASDIHFEPFEDEFKMRYRIDGVLYEMIPPPRHLAMPIVSRIKVMSNLDIAERRMPQDGRIELVVNGAPVDLRVAVLPTMFGESVVMRILDRSNVQLDLDKVGLRHDDLDQFRQLAQKPNGIVIVTGPTGSGKTTTLYAALNELNQIDVKILTAEDPVEYDIDGLLQVQVNTEVGLTFARALRSFLRQDPDIILVGETRDLETAKIAVEASLTGHLVFTTLHTNDAPSSIARLLDLGLENFLLTATLEGIVAQRLVRKICQRCKEAYTPGEEELMRLNLAPEDLQGRELYHGKGCDYCNQSGYKGRLAIFEIMVLDDEMRELIMQNASTQVLQAEARKRGMRTLRQSGLLAIYDGLTTIDEVVRETVIED
- a CDS encoding TrkH family potassium uptake protein, with product MPYGRLPEPPKVRLRPMVHRVGLTAAAAACIVFEHGFYEPRIPLWLIHGIQGLMLALFAGDMFWRARRRREPVPGASATWFDASLLVGAAVGGVGALVGIDIAWRLVEVAAGVLFFMELWRLNVALARVLRRPGLLLPMSFFVLILIGTVLLKAPVAVPAGERLSWPDAIFTMTSAVCVTGLTVRDTATTFTPYGHTVIGIFIQLGGLGIIIFGSVLALMFGRTLSLREDVSLSQMLHDQPLQDITRFVRFIVVAALTVELLAALIMMPMWEPPPGETYTLQQRFGMGMFHAVSAFCNAGFDLTGDSMVPYRFAPLAHLVIIPLVIFGSIGFPVLDNLWRVGKAKVVLWLRRPRVVWRPLTPFERPVALSDRPRLNLHTKIVLATSGIVYVVGFVVLMAAKLIPYLHPDLTHGVPHGPDSSQPLTLAIVWQSFLDASFLSFSSRTAGFNSMPMEELSMAGRFTTMVLMLIGGSPGGTAGGAKSTVVALLVLSVFATLRGRRETEAFGRTISDSMVRRAATLGICYIALASVVTVLLSISEGDRHTFEAILFDSISATAVTGLSLGVTDDITEFGKGVVIVTMFLGRVGPLTLLGALMLTGRKRRPYGYAHEDVVLG
- a CDS encoding TrkA family potassium uptake protein codes for the protein MRFTIIGLGRFGSRLAAQLADKGQEVIGIDRDPRIIEEMRDRVTLAISLDATDEQALIMQGIDKVDVAVVGIGTDFEAIALTTVVLKEIGVPHVVARAVSPTSARILKSIGADDVVNPEDEAADRWSHRLVAPKFMRQFELDQGFSLVEIPTPRKWVGQSLAKLNLRVTEGLHVVAVRRRKDQDDPQSPISFQIPQPGEPLRAEEVLVVLGQDEDVARLPR
- the thiC gene encoding phosphomethylpyrimidine synthase ThiC produces the protein MTRPYTLPPIGSNPATTPNVTTPGSFANRPDIGGPLSFSSPDTPGMPAPSDKTAWDFLPDGWQTTTDDSKAQAWPCLGFKVTQFQQADGSTRHVLHPEHFEASTQLEHARLGVVTPQMARVAEREGHLTAEQVRDEVAVGRMVIPANKTHLGYKLDPMAIGRASKTKINANMGASPVSSGTDEEVEKLKWAERWGADTVMDLSTGGNLDECRAALCRNSTTPIGTVPIYSMIIGRKLEDLDESAVLETVRHQAEQGVDYFTIHAGLLREHLKLVKNRLIGLVSRGGSILAKWMLMDPTGRRENLMNTAWEDICDIMREHDVTFSIGDGCRPGGLADATDELQLAELVEIGKLTERAWRKGVQVMVEGPGHVPFDQIEYNMKLQRTLCHGAPFYVLGPLVTDIFPGYDHITSCIGATSAAYHGASMLCYVTPKEHLGLPKKDDVKQGCIAYKIAAHAADVALGIPNSRNRDDELTQARAALNWQKHFDLSFDPDTARAYHDEDLDVDTDFCAMCGHDWCSVRISKEIQDWASGKADGYERGKPVKSDALTAEQQAILKQRGYLKPEEIHKLASKTKKVVDADEDGKASCHSDYVDADEAKKLQEEKLVQVDVRPALGLRKEDSVI
- a CDS encoding CPXCG motif-containing cysteine-rich protein, with translation MDETAEYICPHCGESIQIMVDPTGGDEQDYVEDCPVCCNPNQLRIMFDRAGYASVSAQPAQ